The following are encoded in a window of Archaeoglobaceae archaeon genomic DNA:
- the cmr6 gene encoding type III-B CRISPR module RAMP protein Cmr6, translating into MGRRQPKNRRVREQQQQAIRLPLPSDTVRVADSGNRCENIGLWLDKFLTVNEKWELTQDAKQRKKVFELAQQQKLREILNFLKQRHKALLQWYRQRGFEVRQFEAKPAWRFVVGLGAAHVLETSMTLHRIFGLPIIPASGLKGAARAYAQLIEGKSENDPEFVAIFGTTKQTGKIVFLDAVPIEAPKFELDIMNPHFPDYYRTKGKEAPSDWQSPKPVFFLTVSEINYLFAIAARTNDANDLLLTAEEWLKGALRELGIGAKTSANYGYWDV; encoded by the coding sequence ATGGGAAGAAGGCAACCTAAAAACCGCAGGGTTCGTGAACAGCAACAACAAGCGATACGCTTACCTTTGCCATCCGATACAGTTAGGGTTGCCGATAGTGGCAATCGCTGTGAAAACATTGGTTTGTGGCTTGACAAATTTTTGACAGTCAACGAAAAATGGGAACTGACGCAGGATGCAAAACAGCGGAAAAAGGTTTTTGAGTTAGCACAGCAACAAAAACTTCGTGAAATTTTAAATTTCCTGAAACAGCGCCACAAAGCACTACTGCAATGGTATCGGCAACGGGGCTTTGAAGTTCGCCAATTTGAAGCAAAGCCTGCTTGGCGCTTCGTCGTCGGTCTGGGGGCAGCGCATGTTTTGGAGACAAGCATGACACTCCATCGCATCTTTGGCTTGCCAATTATCCCTGCAAGTGGGTTAAAGGGGGCAGCAAGAGCGTATGCGCAATTAATTGAAGGCAAAAGCGAAAACGACCCAGAGTTCGTCGCAATCTTCGGCACAACGAAGCAGACAGGTAAAATCGTGTTTTTGGATGCTGTGCCAATTGAAGCACCCAAGTTTGAACTTGACATCATGAATCCGCACTTTCCCGATTACTATCGCACTAAGGGCAAAGAAGCACCGTCAGATTGGCAATCGCCAAAGCCAGTATTTTTCCTGACCGTAAGTGAAATAAATTACTTGTTCGCAATTGCCGCTCGCACAAATGATGCTAATGACTTACTCCTCACAGCCGAAGAGTGGCTTAAAGGTGCATTGAGAGAACTTGGCATTGGTGCGAAAACGAGTGCTAACTATGGCTATTGGGATGTATGA
- the cmr5 gene encoding type III-B CRISPR module-associated protein Cmr5: MQSMRTLEQERARYAWQCIQHCLDHAIEGLRARIAEERNEKNREELQRRLKTLQSEEGGKNWKKGYGSLARKVPSLILTNGLGQTLAFLKAKGKGDPSDEHEVFYQHISNWLKQRLRLEDDLLEWIVNSANSQQYRITTMEALAFLQWLKRFAEAILPKGEE, from the coding sequence ATGCAATCGATGAGGACACTGGAACAGGAACGGGCGAGATATGCGTGGCAGTGCATTCAGCACTGTCTTGACCATGCTATTGAAGGATTGCGGGCGAGGATTGCTGAAGAAAGGAACGAAAAAAACCGTGAAGAACTCCAAAGGCGCCTAAAAACTTTGCAATCCGAAGAAGGAGGCAAAAACTGGAAAAAGGGATATGGCTCACTTGCTCGCAAGGTCCCATCACTCATTTTGACAAATGGTTTGGGGCAAACTCTGGCTTTTTTGAAGGCGAAAGGAAAAGGCGACCCCTCTGATGAACATGAAGTGTTTTATCAACACATCTCGAATTGGCTGAAGCAACGATTGAGACTCGAAGACGATCTGCTTGAATGGATCGTCAACTCCGCTAACAGCCAGCAATATCGCATTACCACGATGGAAGCTTTGGCGTTTTTGCAATGGCTCAAGCGTTTCGCTGAGGCAATTTTGCCGAAAGGTGAGGAGTGA
- the cmr4 gene encoding type III-B CRISPR module RAMP protein Cmr4, translating into MFEKAAILFLYCETPLHAGSGSSMSIVDLPIQRERITNLPIIQASSLKGVLRAEAKRILEQRNDPQANDKVQALFGPETQRAHEYAGCVSPHDARVLLFPVRSLVGVFAWTTCPFVLERFKREATAAGMQVPWQVPVPENSNQALVVNGSEVKIEDKVVLEEFAFDAKEDKEAKKIAEWIRDNALPKSEEYQQWREWLPKRFVILPDDAFRDFTQMATEVITRIRIEQEKKTVAEGALWTEEHLPSETLLYAPIFVSKPLAPNAKNLGLTNADDALKLLSKLKLDRLQIGGDETVGRGIVKVRLYCGGEK; encoded by the coding sequence ATGTTTGAGAAGGCCGCGATTTTGTTTCTATATTGCGAAACTCCCTTGCATGCGGGTAGCGGAAGTAGTATGAGTATCGTTGATTTGCCAATCCAACGGGAAAGAATTACGAATTTACCCATAATTCAAGCTTCAAGCCTGAAAGGTGTGCTGAGGGCTGAAGCAAAGCGCATTCTTGAGCAACGGAATGACCCGCAAGCAAACGACAAAGTTCAGGCGTTGTTTGGTCCGGAAACTCAAAGGGCACACGAATATGCAGGTTGTGTTAGTCCGCATGATGCAAGAGTTTTACTCTTCCCTGTCCGCTCGCTTGTTGGTGTTTTTGCATGGACGACTTGCCCATTCGTGCTTGAAAGGTTCAAGCGGGAAGCAACTGCTGCGGGAATGCAAGTTCCTTGGCAAGTTCCAGTGCCAGAGAACAGCAATCAAGCATTGGTTGTCAACGGAAGCGAAGTCAAAATTGAGGACAAAGTTGTGCTTGAGGAGTTTGCTTTTGACGCAAAAGAAGACAAGGAAGCAAAAAAGATTGCCGAGTGGATCAGGGACAATGCTCTGCCCAAAAGCGAAGAATACCAGCAATGGCGCGAGTGGTTGCCGAAGCGTTTTGTGATTTTACCCGACGATGCCTTCCGAGATTTCACACAGATGGCGACAGAAGTTATTACTCGTATCCGGATCGAGCAAGAGAAAAAGACTGTTGCCGAAGGTGCGTTGTGGACGGAAGAACATTTGCCGAGTGAAACTTTGCTTTATGCGCCGATTTTTGTAAGCAAACCGTTAGCACCAAATGCTAAAAACTTAGGATTGACAAATGCTGACGATGCTCTGAAGTTACTTTCGAAATTGAAACTTGACCGCTTACAAATTGGCGGCGATGAAACTGTTGGACGGGGAATTGTAAAAGTTCGGCTCTATTGTGGAGGTGAAAAATGA
- the cmr3 gene encoding type III-B CRISPR module-associated protein Cmr3, translating to MMELIIKPVDVWLFRDGRPFSAGEDHDAATIFPPTPFTLQGAIRTKVLVDKGVDFTQFKSLDLDVGYGDKFGKLRLIGPMLARKRQDKWERLIPVPVDLMEVRVEDDMKRIEERFILLKPKTDLSFKTNLPERLQLLWAEVKSELLSKLKDLNWRLEEAKGWLPESEWARYLQGEAPKQVVNNDSLFALEPRFGIAIDRSKRITQTQMLYRATFVRLRYGVALWAKVEGVNLQSKEGFLRFGGEGRSAIYEAVEPLPSLASYMPKLEKQSGVVRFKVVLISPAWFSGGWQPKDGDWSKIFGAPVRLIAAAIPRAQKFGGFDMARNEPKPIRNFVSAGSVYFFEANELPKLDENFAFTETPDEVRQQNNGKNAWANIGFGKVLIGRW from the coding sequence ATGATGGAGTTAATTATTAAGCCCGTTGATGTTTGGCTCTTCCGCGATGGTCGCCCGTTTTCGGCGGGAGAAGACCACGATGCTGCGACGATTTTCCCGCCGACACCTTTCACCTTGCAGGGTGCAATCAGGACCAAAGTGCTTGTTGACAAAGGCGTTGATTTTACGCAATTCAAATCGCTTGACTTAGATGTCGGCTATGGCGATAAATTCGGCAAGTTGCGTTTGATAGGACCGATGCTTGCGCGCAAAAGGCAAGATAAGTGGGAAAGACTCATCCCAGTGCCCGTGGATTTAATGGAAGTCAGAGTAGAAGATGATATGAAAAGGATTGAGGAGAGGTTCATTTTGCTCAAGCCAAAAACAGACTTGTCTTTCAAAACGAATTTGCCCGAAAGACTTCAATTGCTTTGGGCGGAAGTGAAGAGCGAACTTCTGAGCAAACTGAAAGATTTGAATTGGAGGTTAGAAGAAGCAAAAGGCTGGCTTCCAGAAAGCGAATGGGCAAGATATTTGCAAGGCGAAGCGCCGAAGCAAGTTGTAAACAACGACTCCCTTTTCGCCCTCGAACCCCGTTTCGGCATTGCTATTGACAGAAGCAAGCGCATAACGCAAACGCAGATGCTTTACCGAGCAACTTTTGTGCGGTTGAGATATGGCGTGGCGCTTTGGGCAAAGGTTGAAGGTGTGAATTTGCAAAGTAAAGAAGGTTTTCTGCGATTTGGTGGCGAAGGGCGAAGCGCAATTTATGAAGCAGTTGAGCCATTGCCGAGTTTGGCAAGTTACATGCCGAAGTTGGAGAAGCAGTCCGGAGTTGTGCGGTTTAAAGTCGTGCTGATTTCACCTGCGTGGTTTTCCGGCGGCTGGCAACCTAAAGATGGTGATTGGAGCAAGATTTTCGGTGCACCTGTTCGGCTGATCGCTGCAGCCATTCCGCGAGCGCAGAAGTTTGGTGGGTTTGATATGGCAAGAAACGAACCGAAGCCTATTCGCAACTTCGTCTCAGCTGGTTCGGTTTACTTTTTTGAAGCTAATGAACTACCAAAACTTGACGAAAACTTTGCGTTCACCGAAACACCCGACGAAGTGCGTCAACAGAACAATGGCAAAAACGCATGGGCAAATATTGGTTTTGGTAAAGTTTTAATTGGGAGGTGGTAA
- a CDS encoding HEPN domain-containing protein, translated as MKNKEGANLMLARAKAILEEAINMRTKGLWNLAVRRSQEAVELALKSALVWVGIQPPRVHDVGPALRENAGMFPKEFAQYIPKLASISRTLRAERELSMYGDEESGVQPEALYSDEDAQNAIEKAKFVLEQCEKLLVGDR; from the coding sequence TTGAAAAACAAAGAAGGCGCAAATTTGATGCTTGCAAGGGCAAAGGCTATTCTTGAAGAAGCGATAAACATGCGTACAAAGGGTCTTTGGAATCTGGCTGTTAGGCGAAGTCAAGAAGCCGTAGAGTTGGCATTGAAAAGCGCCTTAGTGTGGGTTGGGATTCAGCCTCCACGAGTGCACGATGTAGGACCGGCGCTTAGGGAAAATGCTGGGATGTTTCCGAAAGAATTTGCCCAATATATCCCGAAGTTAGCATCCATCTCACGCACCTTGAGGGCTGAAAGGGAATTAAGCATGTATGGTGACGAAGAAAGCGGTGTGCAGCCAGAAGCCCTTTACTCCGATGAAGATGCCCAGAATGCGATAGAAAAAGCCAAATTTGTCTTGGAACAGTGTGAGAAGTTGTTGGTAGGTGATAGATGA